A DNA window from Seriola aureovittata isolate HTS-2021-v1 ecotype China chromosome 8, ASM2101889v1, whole genome shotgun sequence contains the following coding sequences:
- the LOC130173583 gene encoding ubiquitin-conjugating enzyme E2 A, with translation MSTPARRRLMRDFKRLQEDPPAGVSGAPSENNIMVWNAVIFGPEGTPFEDGTFKLTIEFTEEYPNKPPTVRFVSKMFHPNVYADGSICLDILQNRWSPTYDVSSILTSIQSLLDEPNPNSPANSQAAQLYQENKREYEKRVSAIVEQSWRDC, from the exons ATGTCAACTCCAGCAAGACGACGTTTAATGAGAGATTTTAAACG ACTGCAAGAGGATCCTCCAGCTGGAGTTAGTGGGGCCCCATCAGAAAATAATATCATGGTATGGAACGCTGTCATTTTTGG ACCGGAGGGAACACCTTTTGAGGATG GAACCTTCAAACTTACCATTGAATTCACAGAGGAATATCCAAATAAACCTCCAACAGTGCGATTTGTCTCTAAAATGTTTCATCCAAATG TGTATGCAGATGGCAGCATATGCTTAGATATACTTCAGAACCGTTGGAGTCCAACCTATGATGTGTCTTCAATCTTAACTTCAATACAG TCTTTACTGGATGAGCCAAACCCAAACAGTCCAGCTAATAGCCAAGCAGCCCAGCTGTACCAGGAAAACAAGCGGGAATACGAGAAGAGGGTTTCTGCTATTGTTGAACAGAGTTGGCGTGACTGTTGA
- the nkrf gene encoding NF-kappa-B-repressing factor — protein sequence MAEGTDTVEMPSFDPSPSSEAKKRPTSSDGKDEPMRKMPVSKFGSRPRFEPVHFVSGGSSGGTGTDEKENDKERRRSESYGVRQWDSEHSSYSSTSRAQGSSSLRPAFDRVPSYSSDSWGSHRDRDRDRDREFSSGSTSGLGYGGRGSTSNFMAKTQQDYTVKYEGHTSRSSDSYSQPHRYNGYGGASRSGGWDSGRQGLGYGYQDRPSSSRPFSRVYNSPGRSSPTTTQSSSTSQPLPVSQSTLDDKQRLIANVASALAVAFRDPMFMTGSDSPNYNFMLSRSIQACKTNPEYIYVNLKDIPQADLPKNRKVPTDGYACELRCQGVYLATGYSGSKNGARDRASEQAVKLFLKPVEVRVVQRKYRHSIVNDIVVCQMHSPTPAFLPALRNPEDKPTPSSKGQYEPDKRKHWTEFVVMDNAHDAICILNNSAAFNRMKIDYKFDLLPNNSAWLCSVFLQDELVAQSTGTKKSSKHAAAEEAVRKLRMNQAQRQQQQQQQQQQQQQYQQSQYSRGNNQSDSGGRFGQQSGKKKHLSELVILENSDNAICIINDTAQFNKVTADYKFTVLPDHRWRCEVYLEGQYVAAGIGPKKIVKHIAAMEALATLRQTQAVVKSNLRKEGHSDAISRSQILARSGEEATRQEIKEDNIGNQLLRKMGWKGGGLGRDGEGIAEPIRVKEQFSREGLGMDTDKPGNQLSKRDIEDIIRNYASSDRQDDLRFSTDLTNDERKQIHQISQKYGLRSKSYGQGRQRFLVVSRKVHKDQLIGQLLQEGQVGRYELVKPQASH from the exons ATGGCAGAAGGGACTGACACTGTCGAAATGCCCTCCTTTGACCCAAGTCCTAGTTCTGAAGCAAAAAAGAGACCTACTTCTTCTGATGGCA AAGACGAGCCCATGAGGAAAATGCCTGTGTCAAAATTTGGTTCCAGACCTCGGTTTGAGCCTGTTCACTTTGTCAGTGGTGGAAGCAGTGGAGGAACCGGCACCGACGAGAAGGAGAACGATAAGGAGCGCAGGAGGAGCGAGTCGTACGGTGTGAGACAGTGGGACTCTGAACACTCCTCCtacagcagcaccagcagagcACAGGGCTCCTCCTCCCTGAGGCCCGCTTTTGACAGAGTGCCATCGTACAGTTCTGACTCTTGGGGTTCTCATAGAGATAGAGAccgggacagagacagagagttttCTTCGGGTAGTACTAGTGGCTTAGGTTATGGAGGACGTGGCTCCACTTCAAACTTCATggcaaaaacacagcaggactACACAGTCAAGTATGAAGGCCACACCTCTCGAAGTTCAGACTCTTATTCTCAGCCTCATAGGTACAATGGATATGGGGGAGCGAGCAGATCAGGAGGCTGGGATTCAGGACGTCAGGGTTTGGGGTACGGGTATCAGGACCGGCCATCATCAAGCAGGCCGTTCAGCAGAGTCTACAACAGCCCGGGCAGGAGCAGTCCTACCACGACTCAGTCGAGCTCTACATCGCAGCCTCTTCCAGTATCTCAGTCAACATTAGATGATAAGCAAAGGCTGATTGCCAATGTAGCATCTGCATTGGCTGTTGCTTTTAGGGACCCTATGTTTATGACTGGAAGTGACTCGCCAAACTATAATTTCATGTTGAGCCGCAGCATTCAGGCCTGCAAGACCAACCCTGAGTATATTTACGTCAACCTGAAGGATATTCCTCAAGCTGACCTACCGAAGAACAGGAAAGTACCGACAGATGGTTATGCCTGTGAACTGAGATGTCAGGGTGTGTATCTTGCTACCGGATACTCTGGCAGTAAAAATGGAGCAAGGGACAGAGCCTCTGAGCAGGCTGTAAAACTCTTCCTGAAACCAGTCGAAGTTCGTGTCGTGCAGCGCAAATACAGACACTCAATAGTCAATGACATAGTTGTGTGCCAGATGCACAGCCCAACCCCGGCTTTTTTACCTGCGCTCCGCAACCCAGAGGATAAACCGACGCCCAGCTCTAAGGGCCAATATGAGCCTGACAAACGGAAGCACTGGACAGAGTTTGTGGTTATGGACAATGCTCATGACGCCATCTGCATACTCAACAACTCTGCGGCTTTTAATCGCATGAAGATAGACTACAAGTTTGACCTTCTCCCCAACAACAGTGCTTGGTTGTGCAGCGTCTTTCTGCAGGATGAGTTGGTGGCGCAGTCAACAGGCACTAAAAAGAGCTCAAAGCATGCGGCGGCTGAAGAGGCGGTGAGAAAACTTCGCATGAACCAGGCACAacgacaacagcagcagcaacagcagcagcagcagcagcagcaatatcAACAGTCACAATACTCCAGAGGAAATAACCAGTCAGATTCTGGTGGACGCTTTGGGCAACAGAGTGGCAAAAAGAAGCATTTGAGCGAGTTGGTTATCCTGGAAAACTCTGACAATGCTATCTGTATCATTAATGACACAGCACAATTTAATAAAGTGACAGCGGATTACAAGTTCACCGTTCTGCCTGATCATCGCTGGAGGTGTGAAGTTTACTTAGAAGGACAGTATGTGGCTGCAGGAATTGGGCCCAAGAAAATAGTGAAGCACATTGCAGCAATGGAGGCTCTGGCCACCTTGAGACAGACGCAGGCTGTGGTCAAATCCAACCTCAGAAAGGAGGGTCACAGCGATGCCATATCCCGGTCCCAGATCCTGGCTCGCTCAGGTGAGGAGGCCACAAGACAGGAGATAAAGGAAGACAATATCGGAAACCAGCTGCTCCGCAAGATGGGCTGGAAGGGTGGCGGTCTGGGCCGAGACGGTGAAGGCATTGCAGAACCAATCAGAGTAAAGGAGCAGTTTTCTAGAGAAGGATTGGGTATGGACACGGACAAACCTGGAAATCAGCTCAGCAAGCGTGATATTGAGGACATCATTCGTAACTACGCCAGTTCAGACCGTCAGGATGACCTTCGCTTCTCCACTGACCTCACCAACGATGAACGCAAACAGATCCATCAGATATCTCAGAAATACGGTCTACGAAGCAAGTCATACGGACAAGGACGACAACGGTTCCTTGTTGTCAGTCGCAAAGTACACAAAGACCAGCTCATCGGTCAGCTGTTGCAGGAAGGACAGGTGGGACGATATGAGCTCGTGAAACCTCAGGCTTCTCACTAA